GGTTGGAGAAGTAATGGCCATTGGTCGTAATTTTGAAGAAGCAATTCAAAAAGGTCTTCGTATGATTGGACAGGGAATGCATGGTTTCGTAGGAAATGTTCATTCTAAATTTGATGATGTAGATCGTGAATTATCGCATCCAACCGATATGCGCATTTTTTCTATTGCTCAGGCATTTGAAAAAGGCTATTCTATTGATAAAGTTCATGATCTTACTAAAATTGATAAATGGTTTTTAAGTAAGCTGGAACATATCACTAAAATAAAGTGGAATTTACAGGAATATAAGAGTTTACAGTCTTTACCTGATGAATTACTTAAAGCTGCTAAAGTATATGGATTTTCTGATTTTCAGTTAGCTCGTTTTGTATTGAGTCCAGAAAATACAGATATGGAAGATGAACTTTTACAGGTAAGAAATTATCGTAAAGAGAGAGGTATTGTTCCGGTTGTAAAACAAATTGATACTTTAGCTGCCGAGTATCCGGCACAAACAAATTATATTTATATCACTTATAGTGGTGATGAAAATGACATTACCTATCAAGATGACAATCAATCCGTTATAGTTTTAGGTTCGGGAGCATATCGTATTGGCTCTTCGGTAGAGTTCGATTGGTGTAGTGTTAATGCATTAAACGCTGTAAATAAAGAGGGTTTACGCTCTGTAATGATTAATTACAATCCCGAAACTGTAAGTACCGACTACGATGTGTGCGACCGTTTGTATTTTGATGAATTATCCTTCGAAAGAGTATTGGATATTATTGATTTAGAATCGCCACGAGGTGTAATTGTTTCAGTTGGAGGTCAAATTCCTCAGAATTTATCAATGCGTTTGCACAAAGCTGGTGTTAATGTATTGGGAACTTCGCCCGAATCTATCGATAGAGCAGAAAATCGTCAAACATTTTCATCCATGCTCGATGATTTGAAAATAGATCAGCCAAGGTGGAAAGAGTTAACAAGTAAAGATGCCATAAATGATTTTATTGCTGAAGTTGGATTTCCGGTATTAATACGTCCTAGTTATGTGCTTTCTGGTGCAGCCATGAATGTTGTATCGAATCACGATGAATTGGGGCATTTTCTTGAATTAGCAGCTCAGGTTTCTAAGCAATATCCTGTGGTGGTAAGTGAATTTATTCAGGAGGCTAAGGAAATTGAGTTCGATGGAGTTGCTAAAAATGGAGAAATTGTGATAGATGCAATCTCTGAACATGTCGAGTTTGCAGGTGTTCACTCGGGAGATGCTACTTTGGTATTTCCTCCTCAGAAACTGTATTTTGAAACCATTCGACGAATTAGAAAAATTGCCGGTAATATTGCGAAATCTCTAAATATAACAGGACCATTTAATATGCAGTTGCTGGCCAAAGATAACGATATTAAGGTTATCGAATGTAATCTGCGTGCCAGTCGTAGTTTTCCTTTTGTATCGAAAGTAATGGACTTTAATTTTGTAGAGACTGCAACGCAGGCAATGCTTGATGTTCATATTCCGGCCAATCGCCCATCAATGTTCGAACTGGAGCATATTGGCGTAAAAGCATCGCAATTTTCTTTTTCTAGATTATCTAAAGCTGATCCTGTATTGGGTGTAGATATGTCTTCAACCGGTGAAGTTGGCTGTTTGGGGGCCGATTATTACGATGCTATATTAAAAGCAATGATATCAGTTGGTTATCGTATCCCGAAGAAGGCTGTACTCATTAGTAGTGGTCCTATTCGCTCCAAATTGGAACTATTAAAGAGTTCAAAAATGCTTGAGGAACGTGGCTATAAACTTTACGGAACAAGAGGTACTGCAAAGTTTCTTAGCGAAAATGGAGTGAGTATCGAAAGTGTTGCTTGGCCCGACGAAGATGATCAGAAAAATGCTGTTCAATTAATTCGCGATCGTGAAGTGGATTTTGTAGTAAACATTCCCAAAAATTTAAGCAAATCGGAATTGAATAATGATTATCAGATTAGGAGAACAGCAATTGATTTAAACGTACCATTGGTAACTAATGCTCGTTTGGCAAGTGCTTTTATCTATTCAATTTGTAAAAAATCTGAATCCGATCTTGGTATCGAAAGCTTTAGCGATTATACAAGTAAAAAACAGGAGTGGTAGAGTCTCTTAAGTAATTAATAAGTAGTAAACCTGTCAGAATATATATTCTGACAGGTTTTTGTTTTTATAAATGCTTACATAAAATATTTGAATATTTACTAGCTTTATCTTTTCAAAATAAATGTAATATGAAAAACTATATTTACTCTTTAGCTTTAAAGGTAAGAGATTATGAATGCGATATTCAGGGAGTTGTAAACAATTCGGTATATCAGAATTATCTGGAACATGCACGACATGAATTTCTGGAATCGATTGGAGGTAATTTTAAAAAGTTGCATGAAGAAGGAATTGATGCAATGGTATCGCGCATTGAGATTGATTATAAAACCTCTTTAACAAGTGGCGATGAATTTGAAATTCGTGTGAATATTGAGCGTGAAGGAATAAAACTTGTATTTAATGAAGATATTTTTAGGATATCAGACAATAAGCTTTGTGCCAAAGGGAAAGTTTACGTGATTTGTCTATTGAACGGAAAATTGACAAAAGGAGAGGTTTTTGACGATTTATTTAAAAAATATTTAAACGTATGACTTAAGTTGTAGACATAATCTAATTAGTTTGGTAAAGATTTAGTTTGCCCTAATATAATGCTTGTTATCTTTACAATAAACCCATAAGTAAAGCTGTAAATATTTGTGGATAAAGTGAGAAAAAGAAAAATGGCTGAATAATTCAGCCATTTTCATCTAACCATTAACCAACTAACTAAAAAGCTCAATTTATGAAAATCCCCCAATCTTCATTCGTCTAAAATCCTTATTATCTGACGATAACGAATCTTTAACATCTATCTTGAGCTCTAATCGGGCGCAAAAGTATAAAATTTTCAAGAATAATTAATGGAATATTCAATATTAATTAGAAATTATTTATTTTTTAATAAATATAATTTTTATAGAAAATATGAACGTAGAGTTCTTAAAGTTTATTCTTATCTTAGTTAGCATATAAAACAATATTTGTGTCTAACCTAAACAAACATATTGAAAAGTAATACGTGTAAATTATAATTTTACTTGTACTTAATATTGAAATATGTTATTGTTTAAATCAATTGATACCTAGGTATGAATAAAAAACTATATGCACTAGTTCCCAGTTTAATACTGCCTTTCTGCTTG
This genomic interval from uncultured Marinifilum sp. contains the following:
- the carB gene encoding carbamoyl-phosphate synthase (glutamine-hydrolyzing) large subunit, whose translation is MKKDNIKKVLVLGSGALKIGEAGEFDYSGSQALKAMKEEGIHTVLINPNIATVQTSKGVADQIYFLPVTPFFVEEVILKEKPDGILLAFGGQTALNCGIELFENGILEKYNLQVLGTPIETIIKTEDREIFANELRKIDVKTPQSYAVESIDEALKAAEKLGFPIIVRAAFTLGGQGSGFCSNMQELEKLAENALSYSSQILVEESLKGWKEVEYEVVRDAYDNCITVCNMENFDPLGIHTGESIVIAPSQTLTNSEYHKLRSLAIKIIRHMGVVGECNVQYALDPNSEDYRVIEVNARLSRSSALASKATGYPLAFVAAKLGLGYALHELKNTVTQTTTACFEPALDYVVCKIPRWDLNKFEGVTKEIGSSMKSVGEVMAIGRNFEEAIQKGLRMIGQGMHGFVGNVHSKFDDVDRELSHPTDMRIFSIAQAFEKGYSIDKVHDLTKIDKWFLSKLEHITKIKWNLQEYKSLQSLPDELLKAAKVYGFSDFQLARFVLSPENTDMEDELLQVRNYRKERGIVPVVKQIDTLAAEYPAQTNYIYITYSGDENDITYQDDNQSVIVLGSGAYRIGSSVEFDWCSVNALNAVNKEGLRSVMINYNPETVSTDYDVCDRLYFDELSFERVLDIIDLESPRGVIVSVGGQIPQNLSMRLHKAGVNVLGTSPESIDRAENRQTFSSMLDDLKIDQPRWKELTSKDAINDFIAEVGFPVLIRPSYVLSGAAMNVVSNHDELGHFLELAAQVSKQYPVVVSEFIQEAKEIEFDGVAKNGEIVIDAISEHVEFAGVHSGDATLVFPPQKLYFETIRRIRKIAGNIAKSLNITGPFNMQLLAKDNDIKVIECNLRASRSFPFVSKVMDFNFVETATQAMLDVHIPANRPSMFELEHIGVKASQFSFSRLSKADPVLGVDMSSTGEVGCLGADYYDAILKAMISVGYRIPKKAVLISSGPIRSKLELLKSSKMLEERGYKLYGTRGTAKFLSENGVSIESVAWPDEDDQKNAVQLIRDREVDFVVNIPKNLSKSELNNDYQIRRTAIDLNVPLVTNARLASAFIYSICKKSESDLGIESFSDYTSKKQEW
- a CDS encoding acyl-CoA thioesterase; translated protein: MKNYIYSLALKVRDYECDIQGVVNNSVYQNYLEHARHEFLESIGGNFKKLHEEGIDAMVSRIEIDYKTSLTSGDEFEIRVNIEREGIKLVFNEDIFRISDNKLCAKGKVYVICLLNGKLTKGEVFDDLFKKYLNV